In Alosa alosa isolate M-15738 ecotype Scorff River chromosome 19, AALO_Geno_1.1, whole genome shotgun sequence, a genomic segment contains:
- the LOC125283951 gene encoding uncharacterized protein LOC125283951, whose product MEIMEKSERAHFFTSKEQQLLIAGYAEERPILTDKSNTVRASKMREEAWQRIADRLNKQSGSGYKRTWQQVKIKYKNLVQTANRKKATREDIKKDEDEIQTNVVIKSDESDEEFVVQHSSSRPMVEGIPGGTSSEPAAACISSYIRVTGHSLTLLPPPQGDPEHSVCDETFSNDTHMDEDFDPSSAQEKGCPTGKKAGEVILMCLD is encoded by the exons ATGGAAATCATGGAGAAAAGTGAGAGGGCTCACTTTTTCACTTCAAAGGAGCAACAACTTCTTATAGCGGGCTATGCAGAAGAACGACCCATACTAACTGATAAGTCCAACACTGTCAGAGCATCAAAAATGAGGGAGGAAGCTTGGCAGAGAATTGCAGACAGATTAAATAA GCAATCTGGCAGTGGCTACAAGCGCACATGGCAACAAGTGAAAATCAAATATAAAAATCTGGTGCAAACAG CCAACAGGAAAAAAGCGACAAGGGAAGACATTAAGAAAGATGAGGACGAGATACAAACAAATGTCGTCATCAAATCGGATGAATCTGACGAGGAGTTTGTTGTGCAGCATAGCTCCAGCAGGCCGATGGTGGAGGGCATCCCAGGAGGCACCAGCTCTGAGCCTGCTGCCGCATGTATCAGCTCCTACATCAGGG TGACGGGCCATTCTCTTACCCTCCTGCCTCCGCCACAGGGTGACCCTGAACACTCAGTGTGTGATGAGACGTTCTCCAATGACACTCACATGGATGAG gatTTTGACCCCAGCAGTGCCCAGGAGAAAGGCTGTCCTACAGGAAAGAAGGCTGGAGAGGTAATTCTTATGTGTCTGGATTGA
- the LOC125283950 gene encoding putative nuclease HARBI1, whose protein sequence is MNVPFVKEVIVDEGANIVNRAFRRGRILIDRLDPLAHPDDYLYDQYRFSREGIIYLEQLLGRHLASPTERSAALTVVQTLCIGLRFFATGTYLYAVGDAENISKASVSRAIRKVYLALKRYVNVFIRFPGHAKVDVIKEGFLSIAGIPDVLGVVDCTQIPIKSPPGPHEGDYINTRAFYSINVQMICDSTCVITNIEAKWPGAVLDDRIFKESSLCDKFDQGQYDGILLGDTGYTCRTFFMTPYSDPSPGPQARFNAALAQTRSKIETTIGQLRGRFQCLKGLRVVPDRACDITVACAVLHNIATIRKESAPPVCLQPNDDVETLYLDEPEGLAMRDKIAAQNFS, encoded by the exons ATGAACGTACCGTTTGTTAAAGAGGTTATTGTTGATGAAGGAGCAAACATTGTAAACAGAGCATTCAGAAGAGGACGCATTTTAATAGATCGACTAGACCCTTTAGCACATCCCGATGATTATTTGTATGATCAGTATCGATTTAGTCGCGAGGGAATTATTTACCTAGAACAGTTATTAGGACGCCACCTTGCAAGCCCGACGGAGCGAAGTGCAGCCTTAACTGTAGTGCAGACACTTTGTATAGGGCTCCGCTTCTTTGCCACTGGGACATATTTATATGCTGTTGGTGACGCTGAAAATATCAGTAAAGCTTCTGTTTCTCGTGCAATCAGAAAAGTTTACCTTGCTTTGAAAAGGTATGTCAATGTATTCATCAGATTCCCCGGCCACGCAAAAGTGGATGTAATCAAGGAAGGTTTCCTTTCAATTGCAG GGATTCCAGATGTCCTTGGTGTTGTGGACTGCACCCAGATTCCCATTAAATCTCCTCCTGGTCCCCATGAGGGTGATTACATTAATACAAGGGCCTTCTACAGCATCAATGTCCAG ATGATCTGTGACTCTACCTGTGTTATCACTAATATTGAGGCAAAGTGGCCTGGTGCTGTCCTTGATGACCGCATCTTCAAGGAGTCCAGTCTGTGTGACAAATTTGACCAAG GTCAATATGATGGCATCCTTTTAGGAGACACAGGCTACACCTGCAGGACCTTCTTCATGACACCCTACTCTGACCCAAGCCCTGGGCCCCAAGCACGCTTCAATGCAGCTTTGGCACAGACTAGATCCAAGATCGAAACTACCATAGGCCAGCTAAGAGGACGATTTCAGTGCCTTAAAGGCCTAAGGGTCGTGCCAGATAGGGCCTGTGACATTACAGTTGCATGTGCAGTACTGCATAACATTGCAACAATAAGGAAAGAAAGTGCTCCACCGGTCTGCCTGCAGCCTAACGATGACGTTGAGACTCTGTACCTGGACGAGCCTGAAGGTCTAGCTATGAGGGACAAGATAGCTGCCCAGAATTTCAGTTGA